Proteins encoded in a region of the Quercus lobata isolate SW786 chromosome 8, ValleyOak3.0 Primary Assembly, whole genome shotgun sequence genome:
- the LOC115956705 gene encoding uncharacterized protein LOC115956705, with translation MGCSQRTIAATDEWWERKLMEVPEATKFQEKGLENVDLLDIMFKDIAATGDLAWAPTSGVLPDDLETPKEGLGDTFADSSSPNDDDDVHEHETPNLTQPPKPTQKKGEKRVLPSSTQSKGKKGGTALQLTQQLSRICDVVELRNSAFSMEPSSTIRNVMERVCTLDGIEKGSELYLMAAHIFQKREKREMFVVMEEPYLQLQFLQEESRLLGGHYFGT, from the exons ATGGGATGTAGCCAAAGAACAATAGCTGCAACTGATGAGTGGTGGGAGAGGAAACTAATG GAGGTTCCTGAAGctacaaaatttcaagagaaAGGTTTGGAGAATGTTGACTTATTAGACATTATGTTTAAGGACATTGCTGCCACAGGAGATTTAGCTTGGGCCCCCACTTCAGGTGTGTTAcctgatgatcttgagacaccTAAGGAAGGGTTAGGTGATACTTTTGCTGACTCATCTTCTCCAAATGATGATGACGACGTTCATGAACATGAGACTCCTAACCTCACACAACCACCTAAACCAACACAAAAGAAAGGAGAGAAGCGAGTTTTACCATCATCCACACAGAGCAAAGGAAAGAAAGGAGGAACGGCATTACAGTTGACACAACAGCTTAGTCGTATCTGTGATGTTGTGGAGTTAAGGAACTCAGCTTTTTCAATGGAGCCAAGTAGTACTATTCGTAATGTCATGGAACGCGTGTGCACCTTAGATGGCATTGAGAAGGGTTCCGAACTCTACCTCATGGCAGCACATATTTTTCAAAAgcgagagaagagagagatgtTTGTTGTGATGGAAGAACCATATTTACAACTTCAGTTTCTTCAAGAGGAGTCAAGATTGTTAGGAGGGCACTACTTTGGCACTTAA